One Nyctibius grandis isolate bNycGra1 chromosome 26, bNycGra1.pri, whole genome shotgun sequence DNA window includes the following coding sequences:
- the PTGES3L gene encoding putative protein PTGES3L isoform X2: MVFQCQRDSWARQFATRVVSCRAAELRPEGGGEPVRGFQVVLEDTILFPEGGGQPDDRGLIGDVPVLRVTRRGPEAVHFVQAALEPGAEVLLSLDWERRFDHMQQHSGQHLITAITEQMFGFKTTSWELGRQRSVIELDTPSMTAEHIEALERSVNEKIRERVPVMVRELAADDPEIETVRSRGLPDDHAGPVRVVDIEGIDSNMCCGTHVSNLSDLQVIKLLGTEKGKKNKTNLAFLAGNRVLKSIEQSHSAEKALTSLLKNGPGEHVEAVKRLQSSVKLLQKNNLNLLRDMAVLIARDFKSKPVQSQLFVLHRKEGDSEFMNIIANEIGTEETLLFLTVGDEKEAGLFLLAGPVEAVENLGPRVAELLGGKGAGKRGRFQGKATKMSRRGEAQALLQEFISHRSPEVEKKE; this comes from the exons ATGGTGTTCCAGTGCCAGCGGGACAGCTGGGCCCGGCAG TTCGCCACCAGGGTGGTGTCGTGCCGGGCGGCGGAGCTGCGGCCCgagggcggcggggagccggTGCGCGGGTTCCAGGTGGTGCTGGAGGACACGATCCTCTTCCCCGAGGGCGGCGGGCAG CCGGACGACCGCGGCCTCATCGGGGACGTGCCGGTGCTGCGCGTGACGCGGCGGGGCCCCGAGGCCGTGCACTTCGTGCAGGCGGCGCTGGAGCCGGGCGCCGAGGTGCTGCTGTCGCTGGACTGGGAGCGCCGCTTCGACCACATGCAGCAGCACTCGG GACAGCATCTCATCACtgccatcacagagcagatgtTTGGATTCAAGACAACTTCATG ggagctgggccGTCAGCGAAGTGTCATTGAGCTGGACACCCCCTCCATGACAGCAGAGCACATAGAGGCCCTGGAGAGGAGCGTGAATGAGAAAATCCGGGAGAGGGTACCCGTGATGGTGAGGGAACTGGCTGCAGATGACCCTGAAATTGAGACA GTGAGAAGCCGTGGTTTGCCAGATGACCACGCGGGGCCAGTGCGAGTTGTTGACATCGAAGGCATAGACTCCAACATGTGCTGTGGGACTCATGTCTCCAACCTGAGTGACCTGCAG gttaTTAAACTCCTTGgcacagaaaaagggaaaaagaacaagacCAACTTGGCTTTCCTGGCAGGAAACAGAGTGCTGAAGTCAATCGAACAAAGTCACAGCGCTGAGAAGGCTCTAACCTCACTGCTCAA AAATGGACCAGGTGAGCACGTAGAGGCTGTGAAGAGACTGCAAAGTTCTGTGAAGCTGCTTCAGAAG aataactTGAACCTGCTTAGAGACATGGCTGTGTTGATAGCCCGGGACTTCAAGAGCAAACCTGTTCAAAGCCAGCTGTTTGTCTTACACAG GAAAGAGGGTGACTCTGAATTTATGAATATCATCGCTAATGAGATTGGGACAGAG GAAACCCTGCTCTTCCTGACTGTGGGAGATGAAAAAGAAGCAGGACTCTTTCTTCTGGCTGGACCTGTTGAAGCAGTTGAGAATTTAGGTCCCAG ggtggcagagctgctgggaggcAAAGGAGCTGGGAAGCGAGGCCGCTTTCAGGGCAAGGCAACCAAGATGAGTCGGCGAGGAGAAGCGCAAGCTCTGCTCCAGGAATTCATCAGCCATCGGAGCCCTGAAGT GGAGAAGAAGGAATGA